The genomic window TCGCATTAATCGCTTGTAAACTGTAATTAGTAGCTTCGGTTAACGCGACAGCTGCATGCTTTGTCGTGTGGTAAGCGACCATGCTTGGTGTTGTTAATAATCCTGCCACAGAGGATGTGTTCACGATATGACAAGGGGTACCTTGCTTAAGCATGATCGGAATAAATGCTCGTAAACCATACACAAGACCGTTCACATTCACACCCATAATCCAATCCCAGTCGTTAACGGGAAGCTCCCAAACAGGTCCAGCGGCAACAACACCTGCATTGTTAAATAATAAGTCGACTGAACCAAACGTATCTATCGTAATTTTAGCTAGAAGTTCGACTTCTTCGTATATAGAAACATCTGTTGCGACGGCAACAACATCTGCTCCCATCTCTATTAACATTGATTCTGTTCTGTACAAATCATTTTTGTCTATATCCGCAATGACAATCTTCATACCACGTGTTGCACATTCCTTCGCTAGTTCAACTCCAAAGCCGTTTCCAGCACCTGTAATAACGGCTACTTTTCCTATGAAATCTTTCATAAACACATGCTCCTCTCAAGTCGAAATATTGTATCGTTACGTTAATAACGTTTACCGCTCTTTTTTTGGGAATAGCACATGAAGCACCATGCTATCATTTACGCTAATACATACGCTTTTTCATAGCCTTCACGTACGGCTTCTGCGATACGGCCTACTGCTCCAGCATCACCGATTACCTTCACTCGAGAGTAGCGGTCTTCTATGTCTTGTAAAAGCTGTCTAGGTCTCACACCCATTGAAAGAACAACAATATCAGCTTCCATTGTGAGTGGTGTTCGAGTGCTGACGGATGCAACTGAGACAGTTGTGTCATTAATAGCGGCTAGCGAATGACCTGTTACAACGTTCACTTTATACTTTTTAAGCTTTTGCGAAATGTCATAAAGAATAGGTGCATATATGCCATTTCCTATTGATTGTTTCATTTCTACAATCGTAACGTCATTTTGTTGACTTGCTAATAGCTCAGCTGTCTCACAGCCTGTCATACCAGACCCAATAATCACTGCTTTTTTTCCAGTAACGGTTACTTTGCCGTCTAAAATATCATTTGCCGTACAAACGTGAGGTAGGTTGATCCCTGGCACATTAGGAATGATTGGTGATGCACCAGCTGCCCAGAACACAGCATAAGGATCTAGTGCGTCTATGTCTTCAAGTGATGGCTCACTGTTTAAACGGACGTCTATATTCATTTCCTTAAGTTCATTAGCTAAATAGTCGACAAACCATGTCATTTTGTCCTTACCAGGAGGCATACCAGCAAGACGTAATGCCCCACCTAAATGCCCTTCTTTTTCAAATAATACAGGGCGGAATCCTCTCATGGACAATGTACGAGCTGCCTCCATACCAGCAGGTCCTCCTCCGATAATCGCAACAGTTCGGTCGTTTCCATTAGTATCAAGTTGAGAGAATTCTAATTCTCGTCCCATTCTAGGGTTAACGGCGCACTTTATACAGCCACCTTTCCCAAGTTCCTCAATACAGTGTAAGCAGGAAATGCAAGGACGGATGGATGAATCAAGCCCTGCAAAAGCTTTGTTACTCCACTCAGGGTCAGCTAACTGAGCTCTTCCAACAGCTACAAAGTCAGTTGCCCCTTCAGTTAATAATGACTCAGCAAATTCAGGCTTGCGGATAACTGATACAGCAATAACAGGAATATTAATGGCTTGTTTGACCCCTTGAGCTAAATGCTTTTTCCAGCCTTGAGGATATGAGGTAGGTTCTACAATGGTGACACCAGACTCATATGTGCCACAGCTAACATTAATTGCGTCCACACCAATACTTTCTAAGTACTTCGCAATTTTTATTGTATCCGCTAGTTTTAATCCACCTTCAACAAACTCATCACCACTTAAGCGAACGCTTACAGGGAAGTCCTTGCCGCATATATGTTTAATTCCTAAAATGATCTCTGTTATGAAGCGAGCGCGATTTACAAAGTCCCCGCCATATTTATCTGCCCGTTTGTTTGTATAAGGACTTAGAAATTGATTGATTAAATATCCGTGTGCGCCGTGAAGCTCTACGCCATCAACGCCCGCCATTTGTGCAATCTTGGCGCCTTTTACGAATTTTTTTATCAAGCCTTCTACTTCTTCAGTAGTTAAAGCTCTTGGCATTTCTTTTGTTCTGTTACACATGATGGCACTTGGGGCTACGATTTGTTTGCCATCAAGTAAATGTGAATGTGTTTGTCTACCAGGATGGTGTAATTGAACAAAAAGCTTTGTATCATATTTGTGTACAGTTCTAACTAATCTTTCAAGCTGAGGAATATGAATAGGCTTCGTTACAGCAAGCTGGTTGGCACAGCCCACGCCTAATTCGTCATCAATTCTCGTAATCTCTGTAATGATTAAGCCGCACCCACCTTTTGCTCTTTCTTCGTAATAGGCGATGAGTTCTGATGATGCTTCTCCGGTGGAGCTTGCAAGTGAGGTACCTATAGCTGGCATCACAATTCTATTTTTTAACTGTAGTGTACCGATACGACCTTTGGAAAACAAATGTGTATAAGTCATTGTATAACCTCCTTGTGAAATAATGAGCAATTAAATTAACTTAACTGTATCACAGAGAAAATACGTGGCATATGTCCGTTCTAGACAAAAAATTACGTTTGTTTTGTGCTTTGTGAATGAATGCACAAAGACTCTGTTCAGACGAAAAGCAATCAAGTATACTTTAAGAGGGTGATACTATGCTAATAAGTAAGATATATGAAAGATTATCAGATCAGTTTGAGTCACGAGTTCTAGTTTCTAGGGAGCCTGCTGTTGTCGAGGATGTGTATTTTATATCACGAGAAAACATGCAAAAGCTCAACAGTCGCTGTATGTATGTGTTACAAGCATCGCAGCTAGATTTGTATTGCGCAGCCCTAATAGACTGTCACGTTGTTTTAGTGGAGGACGTGAATGCAAGCAGTGAGAAGTTAAAGCAACTTATGAAAACGGTTTGTAGTCTCATCATCGTTAAAAATACATGCATATTTAGTGTGTTTAATGCAGTAAAAACTATCTATCAATCTCAATATGTATTTTACAAGCAATCGCATCAGCTATATGAGGGGTTAGTTACTAAAAGTAGTTTACTAGACGTTATGGAGATTGGTGAAAAGCTGCTGAATAACCCTATCATTGTCATTGATGAAAGCTTCAAGGTCATCCAATATACGAAAAGGCTTCATTTGACAGATGAAATTTGGGCTAGAAATGTAGCAAAAGGCTTTTGCTCATATGAATTTATTACAGAAGTTAATAAACTGAAAGCGCTTGCCAATTCTCCGGATTCACATATTCCGTTTTCCATTGAGTGTCATGCCAATAAAATTAAGAAGTGGGTTAGTAAATTATATATTAATAAAGAGCTTAAAGGGTATGTTATCGTACCAGAATGCTATACACCTGTTACCTCCGAACAACTAAAGCTTCTTGGTGAACTAGCACAGATTATTTCATTTCATTTAAATCACCATGCAGAGTCATCGATGGCGATTTCATATGGTATGTTAGAGGAAAAACTATTTGTAGATTTAGTAGCTAACACTATTCATTCAAAGGATGAACTGGAAAGTCGTCTGCAAGCTTCCAAGCTTACATTACTGACATACAAAAGATTAATTGCTATAAAAGCCAAAGATAGTACAAAACGAGCTAAGTGTTCAGAGGATATACAGAATCAAATTCGCTTACTTCTTCCTAACAGTAAGCAATTTATTTATAAAAAAGATTTATATGTACTGTTATCAGATAAAGAAAAAAGTCCAGCCAAATGGGAAAAACTATGTAGTAACGTTTCGTCCCTTTTAGAAAGGCACCATTTACATGGGATGGTAAGTGACATTTTTACTGATTTGTATGATTTGAGCATACAGTACAAACAGTTAGAAAAGGGATTCGAGCTAGTGTCCCTTTTAGATAAGCAATCTTCTCTCTTTTTCTATAATGATTTAAAGTTCTATCATCTGCTAGATGACTTTGTTGATAAAGACAAATTACTTTCATACTGTCATCCGGCAATACTTAAGCTAAAAGAGTATGATGACAAAAATAAAACAGATTACTACAATACGTTGTTTATGTATTTATTACATAACCAAAACATTCATGATACAGCAGATATGCTCTATATTCATAGAAATACATTAAAATATCGTTTGAATAAAATTCTCGAGTTATCACAATTGAATTTAAAAGAAGGTGAAGTAATTTTTCAAATCGCTTATTCATACATGATCTTAAATTATATACGAAAAAAAGAAATGCAGCGTGGGGACGGTTCTCGTGCTTCCTTCGAGTCATGAAGGCGCACGAGAACCGTCAAACAACAATGAAAAAAGTCTAGTTTGAAGGATTTAATGTAATTATTAACGATATATAGGATTGAAAGAAGTTAATCAACTACATATAGTAGATGATTAGCTTCTCTTTTTCGTAGCTGCTACTTTTTTAGCGTCCTCGAGCTGTCCCCGTGTTTCCTTACCTATTTTAGTTCTGCTATAATGATTTAATGGAAATTATAAGATGGAGGAGTTACATATGTATGAAATTTCAGAGTGGCGTCATGTATTCAAGCTTGACCCCGCAAAAGAGCTTAGTGATGAAGCGTTAGAAAGACTTTGTGAGTCGGGGACTGATGCCATAATGGTAGGAGGTACGGATGACGTCACTCTTGATAATGTTCTTCAGCTTATGGCTCGTATTCGTAGATATGTAGTTCCATGTGTACTGGAGGTTTCTAATCTTGAAGCTCTTACACCTGGATTTGACTATTATTTCATTCCTTCTGTTCTAAATAGTAAAGACCGCGAGTGGATTGTTGGGCTGCATCATGATGCTATTAAGGAATTCGGGGATATTATGAACTGGGATGAAATTATATTTGAGGGATATTGTATCTTAAATGATGAATGTAAGGCCGCCCAGGTCACAAAAGCCGATACAGCATTAAGTAGCGAAGATGTTATTGCTTATGCTCGTATGGCTGAAAAAATGCTACGTCTACCAATTTTTTATATGGAATATAGCGGAACATATGGAGATGTGAATGTTGTGAAGGAGGCAAAAGCATCACTCACACAGACGCAGCTCTTTTATGGCGGTGGCATTCGTGATGACAAGCAAGCCGTTGAAATGGCAAAACACGCTGATACGATAGTGGTAGGTAATATTATTTATGATGATGTAGAGGCAGCACTTCAAACTGTCCGAGCTATAAAGAAAGATAAGTAATAAGCAAATTATATGTTATAATAGAAACAAATGTTCGATAAAAGGGACGGTGTATGACTTGGGTATAATCTCTAAACAATTGTTAACAGGTTTGAATCCGGAGCAACAAGAAGCAGTAAAAGCAACGAATGGTCCGCTACTTATTATGGCTGGAGCGGGAAGTGGTAAAACACGCGTGCTGACCCATCGTATAGCTTATTTAATGGCTGAAAAACAAGTAGCACCTTGGAATATTCTTGCTATTACCTTTACGAATAAGGCAGCACGTGAAATGCGTGAGCGTATCCAAAAGATTGTCGGCGGTGTCGCAGATGATATTTGGATTTCAACATTTCACTCTATGTGTGTTCGTATATTGCGACGTGAAAGTGATAGGATTGGTATAAATAGAAACTTCTCGATTTTAGATCCAACAGATCAGCTATCTGTTATTAAAAATATTTTAAAGGAAAAGAATATTGACCCGAAAAAATTTGAACCGCGTGGAATTCTCTCTGCAATTAGCAGTGCCAAAAATGAGTTAAAAACATATGAGGATTATGGCAATTTAACAGGTGGTTATTTTGAAGATATCGTCAGTGATGTGTATGAAGCGTACCAAAAGCGACTTCGTAAAAATCACTCGCTTGATTTTGATGATCTAATTATGACAACAATTCAGCTATTTAAAGACGTACCAGAGGCGCTTGAATACTATCAAAACAAATTTCAATACATTCACGTTGATGAGTATCAAGATACGAACCATGCACAGTACATATTAGTAAGCTTGCTTGCTAATCGCTTCAGAAATATTTGTGTTGTGGGTGATTCAGATCAGTCGATTTATCGTTGGCGTGGTGCAGACATTGCAAATATATTATCGTTTGAAAAAGAGTATCCAAATGCGAAGATTGTGTTGCTAGAACAAAACTATCGCTCATCTAAAACAATTCTTGACGCTGCAAACAGTGTCATAGAACGTAACACGAACCGTAAGCCGAAAAAACTATGGACAGATAATGACACTGGTGAAAAAATCACATACTTCCGCGCTAACAATGAATATGCAGAGGCTGAGTTTGCAGCAGGGAAAATTCGTGACCTAGTTAGTGGAAATAAGAAAAGTTATTCTGATTTTGCTTTTCTTTATCGAACGAATGCGCAGTCACGTGTAATAGAAGAAATTCTGCTTAAATCAGATATTCCATATCAAATCGTCGGTGGGATTAAGTTCTATGAACGTAAAGAAATTAAGGATATACTTGCCTATTTGCGAGTCATTGCAAATCCTGACGATGATTTGAGCCTAGCACGTATTATTAATGTTCCAAAAAGAGGTGTAGGTGCCGCTTCCGAGGATAAAATTGCTGACTACGCAATAGCACATGGTCTATCGGTGTATGAGGCGCTTGATAAAATAGACGACATTGGCCTCAGCACAAGGGTAGTTAAATCACTTGCTGAATTCCGTGATATAATCCAAAATCTTTGGAAAATGCAAGAGTACCTGTCTGTTACAGAACTAGTAGATGAAGTAATTAATAAGACAGGCTATCGAGCGATGCTTGAAGCGGAAAAAACTTTAGAAGCGCAAAGTCGCCTTGAAAATATTGAGGAATTTTTATCAGTAACGAAAAACTTTGAACAAAAAAATGAAGATAAAAGTCTTGTTGCTTTTTTAACAGACTTAGCACTGATTGCTGATATTGATTCTGTTGATGAGGACGATGAAGCAGACCAGGATAGTGTTATTTTAATGACACTTCACTCGGCAAAAGGACTAGAGTTCCCTGTCGTATTTTTAATGGGGCTAGAAGAAGGGGTATTTCCTCATAGTCGTTCCCTAGAGGATGAAGCAGAAATGGAAGAGGAACGCCGTCTTGCCTATGTTGGGATTACACGCGCCGAAGAACAATTATATATTACGAATGCAGGCTCGCGTACATTATACGGACGGACAAATTATAATGAAGTGTCCCGTTTTATCAATGAGATTCCAGAGGAGCTTATTGAAAAAGAGCATATAGAAGTACCACGTTCTACTACACAAATCAATACACCATTTAAACCTGGTGTTGTGCAAAAATCCATTCACAAAACAACAGGTGGAGAAAAGGCTGATTGGCAGGTTGGCGATAAAGCTAGCCATGGCAAGTGGGGTGTAGGAACCGTTGTAAGTGTGAAGGGTTCTGATGAGGATAAAGAGTTAGATATCGCATTCCCAGGCCAAGGTGTGAAACGCTTATTAGCAAAATTTGCACCAATTACAAAGATATAGAGTTATGTTAGTTAATGATGCCGTATACTAAAGTATACGGCTTGTATTTAATCGATGTATGTTGTTTTGGTCGAACAAGTAAGTAGAGGTTTTACATAAGAATACTGTGATGGCGTAAGTTTGATAGAGTTTAACAATATTTGTTAATGCAACCATGTTATTTTCTCGAAAGGGATGGCTGATAGATGAATGAAAAACAAGCACAAGAACGTGTAAATGAACTTCATGAGCTATTAAATAAATTAAATTATGAATACTATGTGTTAGATCAGCCGTCTGCATCAGACGCTGAGTATGACAGGTACATGCAAGAGTTGTTGCAATTGGAAGAGCAATTCCCGGCCCTGAAAACTGCTGATTCTCCAACTGTTCGTGTCGGGGGGACTGTTTTAGAAGCATTTAAAAAGGTTGAGCATCGCATACCGATGTTAAGTCTTGGAAATGCGTTCAATGACGGTGATTTACGCGACTTTGATCGTCGTGTTCGACAGACGATCGGTGATGATGTGCAGTACGTCTGCGAGCTAAAGATAGACGGACTAGCGGTATCTGTTCGTTATGAAGGTGGCGTGTTTGTACAAGGAGCAACGCGTGGTGACGGTCAAGTAGGTGAAGATATAACAGAAAACTTAAAGACTGTCAGATCGTTGCCGCTACGTTTGAATGAACAAGCAACCCTCGAGGTGCGCGGTGAGGCATTTATGCCTAAGCGCTCCTTTGAAGCATTAAACAAAATTAAAGAAGAAAAAGGCGAGGAGCTATTTGCCAATCCTCGTAATGCAGCGGCAGGTTCTTTACGACAATTAGACCCTAAAATTGCGGCATCTCGTAATTTAGATATGTATGTTTATAGTATTGCTGATCTAGGTAATACAAACGTGTCGTCTCACAGTGAAGCTCTTAATTTACTCGAGAGAATGGGCTACAAAACAAACCCTGAACGTCGACGCTGCCTTTCAATTGATGAGGTTATCGACTATTGTGAGAGTTGGACAGTGAAGCGAGCCGATCTAGCATATGACATTGATGGCATTGTTATAAAAGTTGATTCACTTGCCCAACAGGAAGAATTAGGAACAACGGTAAAAAGTCCACGTTGGGCTATTGCTTACAAATTTCCAGCAGAAGAAGTGGTTACAAAGCTACTCGATATTGAAGTAACTGTTGGACGAACAGGAGCAATTACGCCAACAGCTTTGTTGGAGCCTGTTAAAGTAGCAGGAACAACTGTGCAACGCGCATCACTCCATAATGAGGATTTAATTCGTGAAAAAGATATTCGTATTGGCGACTATGTTATAGTAAAAAAAGCGGGAGATATTATTCCTGAGGTTGTAGGAGTAGTCGAGGACCGTCGCACAGGTGAAGAGATGCCGTATGAAATGCCGACACATTGTCCGGAATGTGACAGTGAGCTAGTTCGTATTGAAGATGAGGTAGCGCTCCGTTGTATTAATCCGAAGTGTCCGGCGCAAATTCGTGAAGGCTTAATACACTTTGTTTCAAGAAATGCCATGAACATAGATGGTTTGGGAGAAAAAGTCGTCACACAGCTTTTTAGTGAGAACTTAATACATGATGTCGCAGATATATACAAGCTGACAAAGCCACAGCTTATTGCACTTGAGCGAATGGGTGAAAAGTCTGCCAATAATCTTTTAGCAGCGATAGATGCATCAAGGAGTAATTCACTTGAAAAATTACTGTTTGGTTTAGGTATACGCCACGTAGGAGCAAAGGCAGCTAAAACGCTAGCACAGCACTTTGGAACTATGGAGGCTCTAAGTCAGGCAACATTAGAAGAGCTTGTTGCCATTCATGAGATTGGAGAAAAAATGGCACAATCGGTTGTAGCATATTTCGCCAACCCTGATGTAAAAGAGCTGATTGAAGAATTAAAGGAATCAGAGGTCAACATGGCGTATAAAGGGCCAAAGCCAATTGATGCAAGTGAAGTGGACTCATATTTTTCAGGAAAAACAATTGTATTAACAGGTAAGCTTGAGCAAATGTCACGTTCTGATGCAAAAGCAGAAATTGAGGCGCTCGGAGGGAAAGTAACAGGCAGCGTTAGCAAGTCAACAAACCTTGTTATAGCAGGGGAAGCAGCTGGCTCAAAGCTAGACAAGGCGACTGAGCTTGGTATAGAGGTTTGGGACGAAGCTAGAATGCTTGAAGAGCTTCAGAAATAAGAGGTGCATATGAGTGAGGTATATATTAACTGTGTTCACATGCTGCTTAGTCTTACTTGCAGCATGTGCACCTAACTTTAAACAGGAAGAGGAGTTAATTCAAGAAACAACGGAGCAAACGACTGAAAGAGCTATTATCCCAAAATACAACATCTCAAATTCATACTATCAAACTATATTGCCATTTCAGCCTAGCGCAGCAAGAGGGTTGGTTACAAATCTAATGCGCACTAGGTATGATATAGACGAATTTGAAACAGGGTTAATCCGCGTGGCACAAGACAAATTTCCTACTGATGAATATTTGTTTCAAGAAGGTCAATTTCTTGATGAAAAAACAATATATTCATGGATCAGTCGAAAGAAAACGGCTGACGAGGTTGCTGAATCTCAAAGTCCAAACCTTGGGTTGAATCCAGCTTTATCTGAAGAGGAGCGCTTAAGTTTACAGGCGAACGAAGAAAGTCCTCAATATTTGTCATATATACTCGAGCACAATTATTATAAAAAAACAGATGATGGAAAAATAGAGTTAGAAGCGATTGTACTCGGATTGGCACTTAATTCAGTACATTATTTCAATGCAGAGTATCCCGAAGGAATTTTCCCGCGCGAATATGAGATTCCAGACGAAGATATTGAACGAGAAGGCGAAAAAATGGCACAGCAAGTCCTACAACGAGTTCGTCAAATTGAAGGATTAGAAGAGGTGCCAATTGTCATTGCCTTATTTAAACAAGAAGCTGCTTCGTCAATTACACCAGGAAACTTCTTTGCTAAAACATATGTGAATGGAAAAAATAATTCTGTAGGTAAATGGGAGCCGATTTTTGAGGATTACATTTTATTCCCATCGTCAGAAGCGATGGATACGTATCGTGAGGATGCAATCCTATTTAATAATTTCAAAGACGATATAGCTGAATTTTTTCCGAATTTCACAGGAATTATAGGAACGGGCTTTTATGCAAGCCAGGAATTGCAACATTTGGAGATTGATATAAATATGCAGTTTTATGGCAAAGCAGAAGTCATTGGTTTTACTCAATACGTAACAGGTATCATGCTAGAGCAATTTCCACCATATATTTCTGTCGAAATCCACATATCTTCTATAAGTGGCCCAGAGAGTCTTATAGTTCGAGAAGTAAATGAAAAAGACCCATTAGTTCATATATATAACTAATATATGACTAACAGAAAAGCCGTGTTGTATATTAGCAACACGGCTGTTTAAGCGCGAGTTTTTGGGGTTTAAGCGTGAATTTCAGGGATTTATGCGTGAGTTTCAGGGGTTTAAGCGCGGGTTTTTGTGATTTAT from Bacillus sp. HMF5848 includes these protein-coding regions:
- a CDS encoding SDR family NAD(P)-dependent oxidoreductase, which gives rise to MKDFIGKVAVITGAGNGFGVELAKECATRGMKIVIADIDKNDLYRTESMLIEMGADVVAVATDVSIYEEVELLAKITIDTFGSVDLLFNNAGVVAAGPVWELPVNDWDWIMGVNVNGLVYGLRAFIPIMLKQGTPCHIVNTSSVAGLLTTPSMVAYHTTKHAAVALTEATNYSLQAINANIKMSVFCPGFVQTDLHNCDRHRPERFKIDPNNPYYESKTYKEGLARGQHVITTGIPIDSIAQSVFIAIEDEKFYILTHPQYHPVIGKRVKDMLEGVNPSAEFFTKA
- a CDS encoding NAD(P)/FAD-dependent oxidoreductase is translated as MTYTHLFSKGRIGTLQLKNRIVMPAIGTSLASSTGEASSELIAYYEERAKGGCGLIITEITRIDDELGVGCANQLAVTKPIHIPQLERLVRTVHKYDTKLFVQLHHPGRQTHSHLLDGKQIVAPSAIMCNRTKEMPRALTTEEVEGLIKKFVKGAKIAQMAGVDGVELHGAHGYLINQFLSPYTNKRADKYGGDFVNRARFITEIILGIKHICGKDFPVSVRLSGDEFVEGGLKLADTIKIAKYLESIGVDAINVSCGTYESGVTIVEPTSYPQGWKKHLAQGVKQAINIPVIAVSVIRKPEFAESLLTEGATDFVAVGRAQLADPEWSNKAFAGLDSSIRPCISCLHCIEELGKGGCIKCAVNPRMGRELEFSQLDTNGNDRTVAIIGGGPAGMEAARTLSMRGFRPVLFEKEGHLGGALRLAGMPPGKDKMTWFVDYLANELKEMNIDVRLNSEPSLEDIDALDPYAVFWAAGASPIIPNVPGINLPHVCTANDILDGKVTVTGKKAVIIGSGMTGCETAELLASQQNDVTIVEMKQSIGNGIYAPILYDISQKLKKYKVNVVTGHSLAAINDTTVSVASVSTRTPLTMEADIVVLSMGVRPRQLLQDIEDRYSRVKVIGDAGAVGRIAEAVREGYEKAYVLA
- a CDS encoding CdaR family transcriptional regulator, which codes for MLISKIYERLSDQFESRVLVSREPAVVEDVYFISRENMQKLNSRCMYVLQASQLDLYCAALIDCHVVLVEDVNASSEKLKQLMKTVCSLIIVKNTCIFSVFNAVKTIYQSQYVFYKQSHQLYEGLVTKSSLLDVMEIGEKLLNNPIIVIDESFKVIQYTKRLHLTDEIWARNVAKGFCSYEFITEVNKLKALANSPDSHIPFSIECHANKIKKWVSKLYINKELKGYVIVPECYTPVTSEQLKLLGELAQIISFHLNHHAESSMAISYGMLEEKLFVDLVANTIHSKDELESRLQASKLTLLTYKRLIAIKAKDSTKRAKCSEDIQNQIRLLLPNSKQFIYKKDLYVLLSDKEKSPAKWEKLCSNVSSLLERHHLHGMVSDIFTDLYDLSIQYKQLEKGFELVSLLDKQSSLFFYNDLKFYHLLDDFVDKDKLLSYCHPAILKLKEYDDKNKTDYYNTLFMYLLHNQNIHDTADMLYIHRNTLKYRLNKILELSQLNLKEGEVIFQIAYSYMILNYIRKKEMQRGDGSRASFES
- a CDS encoding heptaprenylglyceryl phosphate synthase; the encoded protein is MYEISEWRHVFKLDPAKELSDEALERLCESGTDAIMVGGTDDVTLDNVLQLMARIRRYVVPCVLEVSNLEALTPGFDYYFIPSVLNSKDREWIVGLHHDAIKEFGDIMNWDEIIFEGYCILNDECKAAQVTKADTALSSEDVIAYARMAEKMLRLPIFYMEYSGTYGDVNVVKEAKASLTQTQLFYGGGIRDDKQAVEMAKHADTIVVGNIIYDDVEAALQTVRAIKKDK
- the pcrA gene encoding DNA helicase PcrA, whose amino-acid sequence is MGIISKQLLTGLNPEQQEAVKATNGPLLIMAGAGSGKTRVLTHRIAYLMAEKQVAPWNILAITFTNKAAREMRERIQKIVGGVADDIWISTFHSMCVRILRRESDRIGINRNFSILDPTDQLSVIKNILKEKNIDPKKFEPRGILSAISSAKNELKTYEDYGNLTGGYFEDIVSDVYEAYQKRLRKNHSLDFDDLIMTTIQLFKDVPEALEYYQNKFQYIHVDEYQDTNHAQYILVSLLANRFRNICVVGDSDQSIYRWRGADIANILSFEKEYPNAKIVLLEQNYRSSKTILDAANSVIERNTNRKPKKLWTDNDTGEKITYFRANNEYAEAEFAAGKIRDLVSGNKKSYSDFAFLYRTNAQSRVIEEILLKSDIPYQIVGGIKFYERKEIKDILAYLRVIANPDDDLSLARIINVPKRGVGAASEDKIADYAIAHGLSVYEALDKIDDIGLSTRVVKSLAEFRDIIQNLWKMQEYLSVTELVDEVINKTGYRAMLEAEKTLEAQSRLENIEEFLSVTKNFEQKNEDKSLVAFLTDLALIADIDSVDEDDEADQDSVILMTLHSAKGLEFPVVFLMGLEEGVFPHSRSLEDEAEMEEERRLAYVGITRAEEQLYITNAGSRTLYGRTNYNEVSRFINEIPEELIEKEHIEVPRSTTQINTPFKPGVVQKSIHKTTGGEKADWQVGDKASHGKWGVGTVVSVKGSDEDKELDIAFPGQGVKRLLAKFAPITKI
- the ligA gene encoding NAD-dependent DNA ligase LigA codes for the protein MNEKQAQERVNELHELLNKLNYEYYVLDQPSASDAEYDRYMQELLQLEEQFPALKTADSPTVRVGGTVLEAFKKVEHRIPMLSLGNAFNDGDLRDFDRRVRQTIGDDVQYVCELKIDGLAVSVRYEGGVFVQGATRGDGQVGEDITENLKTVRSLPLRLNEQATLEVRGEAFMPKRSFEALNKIKEEKGEELFANPRNAAAGSLRQLDPKIAASRNLDMYVYSIADLGNTNVSSHSEALNLLERMGYKTNPERRRCLSIDEVIDYCESWTVKRADLAYDIDGIVIKVDSLAQQEELGTTVKSPRWAIAYKFPAEEVVTKLLDIEVTVGRTGAITPTALLEPVKVAGTTVQRASLHNEDLIREKDIRIGDYVIVKKAGDIIPEVVGVVEDRRTGEEMPYEMPTHCPECDSELVRIEDEVALRCINPKCPAQIREGLIHFVSRNAMNIDGLGEKVVTQLFSENLIHDVADIYKLTKPQLIALERMGEKSANNLLAAIDASRSNSLEKLLFGLGIRHVGAKAAKTLAQHFGTMEALSQATLEELVAIHEIGEKMAQSVVAYFANPDVKELIEELKESEVNMAYKGPKPIDASEVDSYFSGKTIVLTGKLEQMSRSDAKAEIEALGGKVTGSVSKSTNLVIAGEAAGSKLDKATELGIEVWDEARMLEELQK
- a CDS encoding CamS family sex pheromone protein; this encodes MRYILTVFTCCLVLLAACAPNFKQEEELIQETTEQTTERAIIPKYNISNSYYQTILPFQPSAARGLVTNLMRTRYDIDEFETGLIRVAQDKFPTDEYLFQEGQFLDEKTIYSWISRKKTADEVAESQSPNLGLNPALSEEERLSLQANEESPQYLSYILEHNYYKKTDDGKIELEAIVLGLALNSVHYFNAEYPEGIFPREYEIPDEDIEREGEKMAQQVLQRVRQIEGLEEVPIVIALFKQEAASSITPGNFFAKTYVNGKNNSVGKWEPIFEDYILFPSSEAMDTYREDAILFNNFKDDIAEFFPNFTGIIGTGFYASQELQHLEIDINMQFYGKAEVIGFTQYVTGIMLEQFPPYISVEIHISSISGPESLIVREVNEKDPLVHIYN